In the genome of Acidobacteriota bacterium, the window TCGAGGCGTCATCCGAAACGGCAAGTTTCCCGGATGACGGCTCGACCGCGACGCCGTACGGCTGGCCTTTCAGCCCACCAGATTCTGATTCCGGTAGCGCAATCGAAAACAACGGATCAAGGGTGCTCTCGTCCGCACGCAGGCGATAGGCCACCACGCGGTTGTTCAGCGCGTCGGCCACGAACAGCCGGCCGCCAGCCGGATCGCCGCCGTCAGGTTGGAATGCGATGCCGAACGGCTCCGTGAATCTTTCGGTCTCGCCGCCGGCCGAGTCGCCAAACGTGAACAGCGAAGTCGGCTCCAAATCCGGTCCGTACGCGGTGATGTTGAACTCAAAGGTGTCAACCAGGAACAGGCGCGACCCGGACACGGGCGTCCCGGCATCGAATGCGACGCCAAAGGCTTCCCTCGTCCGACCATTGTTCGTCAACTGGCGGAACGGCGCCGATTCGGTGAAGTACCCCGTGCTCGAATCGAACTCGAAATCCTGATTCCGGTACGCGAGGAGGGCGCCCGGATACTGCTGGCCAAACCCAACCGCCCAAGCGGCGGCAAACGTTCCCACGACGCTCAGGGTTGGGTCGGCGGTATCGTCGGTCGTCAGACGGAATTTCGAACCGGGCGCCATGGACATCCCGTTGATGACCGCGATCTGACCTTCCGTGAGCTCGGGCGGTGTGGGATTTTCGGGCCAGTCGAGGAGCATCGTGAAGAGATGGCCCGCATCGACAGGGGTGCCCAGCGTGTCACAGGCGGGAATGTCGAACGCCATCACCCGGTTGACACTCGAATCCGACACCAGGAGTGCTTGCTTCGTCACCGTCGTGGTGCCCGTGACTTCATCAACGTCGACCACCTCGAGGTCAACGACAGCCAGCTGATTTGGCACCAGTCCTTCGGAGTTGAGCAGCGTCACGGTGCAGCCGGGCGACGAGTCATCGGCGTACGCGATCAAGTTGCCCAAGTCGGCCTGGGCGGCATAGAGGGTCCCATTGGCATACGCGACGCCGCCCAGGAACCCAGGCAATTGGGACTCGCGACGCACACCGTACAGTTCGCCTTCGTACTTCTCCTGGAAGGTGCCGGCTTGAGCGGCCACGATAACGGCGACCAGCATCGCGACCACGGAGGCGCCTGCCAAGCTCCTCCCGAATCGGCTCGATAGATACCGTGATGGGGTTTTCATCGGCGTACTTTCATGACTCATCGCCTGACCCAGAGAAACAGCTCTGAGGAGGCCATCGCGTAGCCCATGTGTTCTTCTAGGCCAAATTGTCATATAGAGTCATGCAAAGTATTGCTGAACTCTCGCTAAATCGTCAAGGGAAAAGGAGATTTGAACCGATAGCGGGGAGGCACATGTGTCACAAAATTAGACAACCGTGGCGCGTATGCGCTAAGACTGAGAGCTAAACTACAGAAATACAAACACTTACACCCTGTATGCGAACCATACAGTGGTTGGTTCTTGAATATCACTAAAGCGGAATGTTGCCGTGCTTCTTTGGCGGATTCTTGTCGCGCTTGTGGTCGAGCGTCGCCAGCGCCTGTACCAGTTTGGCCCGCGTCATCCTCGGCAGGATCACTTCGTCGATATAACCGCGTTCGGCGGCGACGTAGGGGCTGGCAAAGCGCTCGCGGAACTCGGCGATCTTCTGCGCCCGCATGGCGGCCGGGTCGGCCGCCTTGTCAATCTCGCGCTTGTAGAGAATGTTGACCGCGCCTTCGGCACCCATCACGGCAATTTCGGCGCTCGGCCACGCGTAGTTGAAGTCGGTGCGGATGTGCTTGCTCGACATCACACAGTAGGCGCCGCCGTAGGCCTTCCGCGTGATCACCGTGATCTTCGGCACCGTCGCCTCGGCAAACGCATAGAGCAGCTTGGCGCCGTGGCGAATAATGCCGCCGTACTCCTGCACCGTGCCAGGCAGGAACCCGGGCACGTCCTCGAAGGTAACCAGTGGGATGTTGAAGGCGTCGCAGAAGCGGACGAAGCGCGCGCCCTTCACCGACGCGTTGATATCGAGCGTGCCGGCGAGGTAGGCCGGCTGGTTGGCGACGATGCCCACGGGCCGGCCGCCGAGCCGGGCAAAGCCCACGAGCAGGTTACGCGCGTAGTGCTGGTGCACCTCGAGGAAGTACCCGTCATCCGCAATCGTGTGGATGAGGTCGAGCATGTCGTACGGCTGGTTTGGTGACGCCGGCACCAGCGTGTCGAGGGCGGCGTCCTCGCGATCGCCGGGATCGTCGCTCTGCCGGCGCGGCGGGTCGTCGAGGTTGTTGCCGGGCATGAACGACAGCAGCTCGCGGATCACCGCCAGGCACTCGGCGTCGTCTTCGACGGCGAAGTGGGCGACGCCGCTCTTTTCGTTGTGCGTCATCGCGCCGCCAAGGTCTTCCTTGGTGACGTCCTCGTGCGTGACCGTCTTGATCACGTCGGGGCCGGTGACGAACATGTAGCTGGTCTGCTTGACCATCACGATGAAGTCGGTGATGGCCGGCGAGTAGACCGCGCCGCCGGCGCAGGGACCCATGATCGCCGAGATCTGCGGCACCACGCCCGACGCCAGGGTGTTGCGCAGGAAAATGTCCGAGTAGCCGCCGAGCGAAACGACGCCCTCCTGGATACGAGCGCCGCCTGAATCGTTGAGCCCGATGACCGGGGCGCCATTGCGCACCGCCATGTCCATCACCTTGCAAATCTTGGCGGCGTTGGTTTCCGACAGCGACCCGCCGAACACGGTGAAGTCCTGCGCGAAGGCGTAGGCGACGCGGCCGTGGATGCGGCCGTGACCGGTGACCACGCCATCACCCGGCACGATCTGCTCGGCCATGCCGAAATCCTGGCAGCGGTGCGTGACCAGCTTGTCGACCTCCTCGAAGGTGCCGGGGTCGAACAGCCGCGTCATGCGCTCGCGTGCAGTGAGCTTGCCTTGCTCGTGGTGTTTCTGCAGCCGCGCCTCGCCGCCGCCCAGTTCCGCAAGCCGCTCGCGTTCTCGAAGACGCTCGATGGGGTTCATCGACACAGGCACCCCTAAAGGGTTGCCTCCACGCATGGGTTGCTGAGCGAGC includes:
- a CDS encoding acyl-CoA carboxylase subunit beta, translated to MNPIERLRERERLAELGGGEARLQKHHEQGKLTARERMTRLFDPGTFEEVDKLVTHRCQDFGMAEQIVPGDGVVTGHGRIHGRVAYAFAQDFTVFGGSLSETNAAKICKVMDMAVRNGAPVIGLNDSGGARIQEGVVSLGGYSDIFLRNTLASGVVPQISAIMGPCAGGAVYSPAITDFIVMVKQTSYMFVTGPDVIKTVTHEDVTKEDLGGAMTHNEKSGVAHFAVEDDAECLAVIRELLSFMPGNNLDDPPRRQSDDPGDREDAALDTLVPASPNQPYDMLDLIHTIADDGYFLEVHQHYARNLLVGFARLGGRPVGIVANQPAYLAGTLDINASVKGARFVRFCDAFNIPLVTFEDVPGFLPGTVQEYGGIIRHGAKLLYAFAEATVPKITVITRKAYGGAYCVMSSKHIRTDFNYAWPSAEIAVMGAEGAVNILYKREIDKAADPAAMRAQKIAEFRERFASPYVAAERGYIDEVILPRMTRAKLVQALATLDHKRDKNPPKKHGNIPL